One genomic region from Natrinema caseinilyticum encodes:
- a CDS encoding ribonuclease H-like domain-containing protein: MRIENSFIPVRGVGETTERRLWENGITHWDDFDGSVVGSTLSDRIESFIEEGWTHLERGDVSVFAEALPASSRWRCYENVSDETCFLDIETTGLSAATNDVTTVSLHRGGETTTFVKGRDLTSGRLERELSESALLVTFNGQRFDVPFLETCFDIDVAVPHVDLMYPCKKLGLDGGLKAIERDLGIDRDMPDISGRDAVRLWHEYERGDDSALETLVEYNRADTANLEPLMDVVSRRLHEDVFEAARANE; the protein is encoded by the coding sequence GTGCGAATCGAGAACAGTTTCATTCCCGTCCGCGGCGTCGGGGAGACCACCGAACGACGCCTCTGGGAGAACGGAATCACCCACTGGGACGACTTCGACGGTAGCGTGGTCGGATCGACTCTCTCCGATCGCATCGAGTCGTTCATCGAAGAGGGATGGACCCACCTCGAGCGAGGCGACGTCTCCGTCTTCGCGGAGGCGCTGCCGGCGTCGAGTCGCTGGCGGTGCTACGAGAACGTCAGCGACGAGACCTGCTTTCTGGACATCGAGACGACCGGACTCAGTGCCGCCACGAACGACGTGACGACCGTCAGTCTCCACCGCGGGGGCGAAACGACGACGTTCGTCAAGGGACGCGACCTCACGAGCGGCCGACTCGAGCGAGAGCTGTCGGAATCGGCCCTGCTCGTCACGTTCAACGGCCAACGGTTCGACGTCCCCTTCCTCGAGACCTGTTTCGATATCGACGTCGCCGTCCCGCACGTCGACCTCATGTACCCCTGCAAGAAACTCGGACTCGATGGCGGTCTGAAGGCGATCGAACGGGACCTCGGAATCGACCGCGATATGCCCGACATCAGCGGCCGCGACGCCGTCCGGCTCTGGCACGAGTACGAACGCGGCGACGACAGCGCGCTCGAGACGCTCGTCGAGTACAACCGCGCAGATACGGCCAACCTCGAGCCGCTGATGGACGTCGTTTCACGTCGTCTCCACGAGGACGTCTTCGAGGCGGCGAGAGCGAACGAATAA
- the hflX gene encoding GTPase HflX, protein MNTIIAKRVDSGTANTSEIRDLARAAGYTVVGEVTQSRRADPALQIGEGKAEELAELVAETDASTVIFDNRLGPYQTYNLGRLLPDGVEVMDRFTLILEIFGQRAQTRKAQLQVELAELRYELPRAEAKTSLAKREEHPGFMGLGEYDESRERDIKDQISRIKDELDRIERTEQHRRERRRDSGFDLVALAGYTNAGKSTLLRRLASDLEVSENEDLHPDLDATAESQDKLFTTLGTTTRRADIEPRDVLVTDTVGFISDLPHWLVESFKSTLESVYRADLVLLVVDVSEPVDEIHEKLVTCHDTLYERNEAPIVTVLNKIDRVSEDELAEKREALSALAPNPVTVSAKDGTNVAALLERIDRELPDWERERLLLPMTDDTMSVVSWLHDNAHVEDVSYGDEDVVVSFEARPAIVSQARSRASELRTAAAESA, encoded by the coding sequence ATGAACACGATCATCGCCAAACGCGTCGATTCAGGCACGGCAAATACGAGCGAGATTCGCGATCTGGCCCGGGCGGCGGGATACACCGTCGTCGGAGAGGTCACGCAGTCGCGACGGGCAGATCCGGCCCTCCAGATCGGCGAGGGAAAAGCCGAGGAACTCGCCGAACTCGTCGCAGAGACCGATGCGTCGACGGTCATCTTCGACAACAGGCTGGGTCCCTATCAGACGTACAACCTCGGACGGCTGCTTCCGGACGGCGTCGAGGTCATGGACCGGTTTACGCTCATCCTCGAGATTTTCGGCCAGCGGGCGCAGACTCGCAAGGCCCAGTTGCAGGTCGAACTGGCGGAACTCCGGTACGAACTTCCGCGGGCGGAGGCGAAGACGAGCCTCGCCAAGCGCGAGGAACACCCCGGATTCATGGGGCTCGGCGAGTACGACGAGAGCCGCGAGCGGGACATCAAAGACCAGATCAGCCGCATCAAGGACGAACTCGATCGAATCGAGCGAACCGAACAGCACCGTCGAGAACGGCGCCGCGACTCGGGGTTCGATCTCGTGGCGCTTGCGGGCTACACGAACGCGGGCAAATCGACCCTCCTGCGCCGGCTCGCGTCCGACCTCGAGGTCTCCGAAAACGAGGACCTCCACCCGGACCTGGACGCGACGGCCGAGTCCCAGGACAAACTGTTCACCACGCTCGGGACGACGACCCGGCGTGCGGATATCGAACCGCGGGACGTCCTGGTGACCGACACCGTCGGGTTCATCAGCGATCTTCCCCACTGGCTTGTCGAATCGTTCAAATCGACCCTCGAGTCGGTCTACCGTGCAGACCTGGTCTTGCTCGTGGTCGACGTCAGCGAACCCGTCGACGAAATCCACGAGAAGCTGGTCACCTGCCACGATACGCTCTACGAGCGAAACGAGGCCCCGATCGTGACCGTGCTGAACAAGATCGATCGGGTGAGCGAGGACGAACTGGCCGAAAAGCGCGAGGCCCTGTCGGCGCTCGCACCGAACCCGGTCACCGTCAGCGCGAAAGACGGCACGAACGTGGCGGCGCTCCTTGAGCGGATCGACCGTGAGCTCCCGGACTGGGAGCGAGAACGTCTCTTGCTTCCGATGACCGACGACACGATGAGCGTCGTGTCGTGGCTCCACGACAACGCGCACGTCGAGGACGTGAGCTACGGGGACGAGGACGTCGTCGTCTCGTTCGAGGCTCGCCCTGCAATCGTCTCCCAGGCGCGCTCGCGCGCGAGCGAGTTGCGAACGGCGGCAGCGGAATCAGCGTGA
- a CDS encoding thiolase C-terminal domain-containing protein — protein sequence MERVAIIGASMTQFGQREGEWVMDLLAEAGIECLEDSGVEAEDVDHLYVSNMASGEFEGQTGVPNALAHDLDAMPAYTQRVDQTSSSGGAGIYAAWQSVASGASEMTLLVGGEKMTHRTTGEATDVIASLTHPVEYKQGVTLPSFAGLTARHYLERFDAPRESLAKVAVKNHRNGVDNPNAQFRKEIDLETVLDSPIVADPLRLYDFCPITDGSAALMLCPESVAREYTDDYAVVTGIDGATDTHVVHEREDPTVMGAVVESGRGAYEMSGLGPDDIDVAELHDMFTILEFLQMEGLGFADQGDAWRLVEDGYTDRETGELPINTSGGLKSKGHPLGASGVAQGVEIYEQLVGEAGPRQVDADAGLCCNVGGFGNCVITTIMETPR from the coding sequence ATGGAACGTGTAGCAATCATCGGAGCCTCGATGACGCAGTTCGGGCAGCGCGAGGGAGAGTGGGTCATGGATCTCCTCGCGGAAGCCGGGATCGAGTGTCTCGAGGATTCGGGTGTCGAAGCCGAAGACGTCGACCACCTCTACGTCTCGAACATGGCGAGCGGCGAGTTCGAGGGACAGACCGGCGTCCCGAACGCACTGGCACACGATTTGGACGCAATGCCGGCGTACACCCAGCGCGTCGACCAGACGAGTTCGAGCGGCGGTGCGGGAATCTACGCCGCCTGGCAATCGGTGGCCAGCGGAGCCAGCGAGATGACTCTGCTGGTCGGCGGCGAGAAGATGACCCACCGGACGACCGGGGAAGCCACCGACGTCATCGCGTCGCTGACTCACCCCGTGGAGTACAAACAGGGCGTGACGCTGCCCTCGTTCGCCGGGTTGACGGCCCGACACTACCTCGAGCGATTCGACGCGCCTCGCGAGAGCCTCGCGAAAGTCGCCGTCAAGAATCACAGAAACGGCGTCGACAACCCCAACGCCCAGTTCCGAAAGGAGATCGACCTCGAGACGGTTCTCGACTCGCCGATCGTCGCCGACCCGCTTCGGCTGTACGATTTCTGTCCGATCACCGATGGATCGGCGGCGCTCATGCTCTGTCCCGAGTCCGTCGCCCGGGAGTATACCGACGACTACGCCGTCGTGACGGGCATCGACGGGGCGACTGACACCCACGTCGTTCACGAGCGCGAGGACCCGACCGTGATGGGCGCCGTCGTCGAAAGCGGGCGGGGCGCCTACGAGATGAGCGGACTCGGGCCCGACGATATCGACGTGGCCGAACTCCACGACATGTTCACCATCCTCGAGTTCCTGCAGATGGAGGGCCTCGGCTTCGCGGACCAGGGCGACGCGTGGCGGCTCGTCGAAGACGGCTATACGGACCGCGAGACCGGGGAACTGCCGATCAATACGTCGGGCGGTCTGAAGTCGAAGGGTCACCCGCTCGGTGCGAGCGGGGTCGCACAGGGCGTCGAAATATACGAACAACTCGTCGGCGAGGCCGGGCCGCGACAGGTCGACGCGGACGCGGGCCTGTGCTGTAACGTCGGCGGCTTCGGAAACTGCGTTATCACGACTATCATGGAGACACCACGATGA
- a CDS encoding acyl-CoA thioesterase, giving the protein MTDFSYETSVNVRFRDLDSMGHVNNATYATYLEQARDAYFRDVLGVSLAETDTVLVRLELEYGRAIEPNDDVTIALRVTDLGSSSIEMEYEVRANGERAATARTVQALVDFETGESRPLSTEWRRRIEQRGT; this is encoded by the coding sequence ATGACCGATTTCAGCTACGAGACGTCTGTCAACGTTCGGTTTCGCGACCTCGATTCCATGGGTCACGTGAACAACGCGACCTACGCGACGTACCTCGAGCAAGCGCGGGACGCCTATTTCAGGGACGTTCTCGGCGTCTCGTTGGCGGAAACTGACACCGTTCTCGTACGCCTGGAACTCGAGTACGGTCGAGCGATCGAACCGAACGACGACGTCACCATCGCGCTGCGCGTGACCGACCTCGGCTCCTCGAGTATCGAGATGGAGTACGAAGTCCGAGCGAACGGAGAGCGGGCGGCGACTGCTCGAACCGTTCAGGCCCTCGTCGATTTCGAAACCGGTGAGTCACGCCCGCTTTCGACCGAGTGGCGGCGACGGATCGAGCAACGAGGAACGTAG
- a CDS encoding DUF7547 family protein translates to MADHDDELVDAVRELAETIDALRAELDDSRPRRRPPLRPPTPRELLRFSDEVALPAILAVLETSVRALEAFQRSLKLVRGEREARDRTTAAAEAASERTSDLRRTTLSQLDAVLAELQRAASEGGLPADEQARDLLTEARELRDDVDRRLRDAAERETRATDRSQTTAERGIEIEIEDGSPADTGPDADGDRPSDDRESAVDVDAELETLRDRYGSDEDSTDDSNGDGDHVGIDGESDGSDSARSTGDESDTSEKDDDESDR, encoded by the coding sequence ATGGCCGATCACGACGACGAGCTCGTCGACGCCGTTCGCGAACTCGCAGAAACGATCGACGCGCTTCGCGCCGAACTCGACGATTCGCGGCCTCGCCGCCGGCCCCCGCTCCGACCGCCGACGCCGCGGGAGTTGCTTCGCTTCTCCGACGAGGTCGCACTCCCCGCCATCCTCGCCGTCCTCGAGACCAGCGTCCGCGCTCTCGAGGCGTTCCAGCGGAGCCTCAAACTCGTCCGAGGCGAGCGGGAAGCCAGGGACCGGACGACGGCGGCCGCCGAAGCGGCGAGCGAGCGAACGAGCGACCTCCGCCGAACGACGCTCTCGCAACTCGATGCCGTGCTCGCGGAACTCCAGCGGGCCGCTTCTGAGGGAGGGCTCCCGGCGGACGAACAGGCACGCGACCTCCTCACGGAAGCGCGGGAACTCCGCGACGACGTGGATCGCCGCCTTCGGGACGCTGCCGAACGCGAGACACGGGCGACGGACCGGTCGCAAACGACTGCCGAACGGGGCATCGAGATCGAGATCGAGGACGGATCGCCGGCCGATACCGGGCCTGACGCGGATGGGGACCGTCCGAGCGACGACCGCGAATCGGCCGTCGACGTCGACGCCGAACTCGAGACGCTACGGGATCGGTACGGCTCCGACGAAGATTCGACGGACGACTCGAACGGCGACGGCGACCACGTGGGTATCGACGGAGAGAGCGACGGCAGCGACAGTGCTCGCAGCACCGGCGACGAATCCGATACGTCCGAAAAAGACGACGACGAATCCGATCGTTAG
- a CDS encoding HalOD1 output domain-containing protein, with amino-acid sequence MLLSVDRPDAAATQSISFDVIAAVAEREGVDPINLEPPEYDALYEVINPEALDALFAARENGRERPTGRVEFPYCGYHVVVTSDGEVTVSEPTASFE; translated from the coding sequence ATGCTACTCTCAGTCGATCGGCCGGATGCGGCAGCGACACAGTCTATCAGCTTCGACGTAATCGCGGCTGTCGCAGAACGGGAAGGGGTAGATCCGATAAATCTCGAGCCCCCCGAATACGACGCACTCTACGAAGTCATCAATCCCGAAGCCCTGGACGCGCTCTTTGCGGCCCGAGAGAACGGACGAGAACGACCGACTGGTCGCGTCGAATTTCCGTACTGCGGATATCACGTCGTCGTTACGAGCGACGGCGAGGTAACCGTCTCCGAGCCCACCGCCTCGTTCGAGTGA
- a CDS encoding FUN14 domain-containing protein — MLDIDPAVLGFEFGGGAAIGGVMGFAAKKIAKLVAVLVGVQLMFFRYLESQGIIVVDWSRLSAGLLETQARAQDVDVHWIQSVLSTLSMGAGFTGGFLIGFKRG, encoded by the coding sequence ATGTTGGATATCGATCCGGCGGTACTCGGGTTCGAGTTCGGTGGCGGTGCGGCCATCGGCGGAGTCATGGGATTCGCCGCGAAGAAGATCGCGAAGCTGGTGGCGGTCCTCGTCGGCGTTCAGCTGATGTTCTTTCGCTACCTGGAGTCACAGGGGATCATCGTCGTCGACTGGAGCCGGCTCTCTGCAGGGCTTCTCGAGACGCAAGCGCGCGCACAGGACGTCGACGTCCACTGGATACAGTCCGTCCTCTCGACGCTGTCGATGGGTGCGGGCTTTACCGGAGGCTTCCTGATCGGGTTCAAGCGCGGATAA
- a CDS encoding nucleic acid-binding protein, translating to MTMNATRYDDGSISYPGHPRGPGGSEPAEMIDLSEYTAEIVTWTTSTATPPGVREPNHLAIVEFDVDGESVRAIGQLTTGDVETGDEVRPVHVDELREPGAGIREPASQNWDGYRFEPISD from the coding sequence ATGACGATGAACGCGACGCGGTACGACGACGGCTCGATTAGTTACCCCGGCCACCCGCGCGGTCCTGGCGGCTCGGAACCGGCGGAAATGATCGATCTCAGCGAATACACTGCAGAAATCGTGACCTGGACGACGAGTACCGCCACACCGCCGGGCGTCCGCGAGCCGAATCACCTCGCGATCGTCGAGTTCGATGTCGACGGCGAATCGGTCCGCGCGATCGGTCAGTTGACCACCGGGGACGTCGAAACGGGTGACGAGGTCCGCCCGGTACACGTAGACGAACTGCGCGAACCCGGTGCAGGCATCAGAGAACCCGCGAGTCAAAACTGGGACGGCTATCGGTTCGAACCGATTTCGGACTAA
- a CDS encoding amino acid permease, giving the protein MVEHTRTLGFWVAFALGLGTMIAAGIFSLSGTAVAEIGSSAVIAFVIAALIAGVTAASYSEFASIYAENGGGYLFSSRTFDRDLLEYAVGASLFLGYTGTTAFYLATMDEWFLEFVVPHGWPIPHGSIGVVAAVMLGALNAQGTEESGTFQVVVSGAKVAILVAFIGGAFAYKAPAETIGTFTAAVSTDLGGIISVAALAFITFFGFSAIAASAGEIIEPRKTVPRAIAASIIAVTILYAFVIVAMVNAPIPAEVIAEEGETAMGSVANAFLGSIGMALIVAGAIFSMVSASNASVLAASSIGSLMGRQGQAPRRFSRIHPVYGTPFWSVTTATATIVVLIVAFIMLFPADGGLGGVRLGLEALTGFATFNLLAPLSVVNVALIVSRRRFPDLERPITVPLVPVVPIVGIAANLALITSLPIIGVVVGSVLVVALLVAYLIWGGAPETEELFEQIVSPYSPEELAARSAGGGGGSTVDAAPADESGTEAATAETDRFQILVPVRRLDRAPTHVRLAAMIGTRYATDPIVRVVTVTGIPDQTPSEMVVDTAEERASQLGDELAAADLDVDYTVEGHISRDIGFSIVQTARDEQVDMILMGYPEESAEITRRVEFDAPCDVLFSKGYVPEEPDVPGTVNVGAGGGPHHAALLPFVNRLAAAGSSIHVINVSPTGQTGTAEDPADTLNALSATDSVTVHNVTATSVADGLVTTAADNGGILIIGASRTRRLRQWILGSTPDRVIELAEDADVPVIVYASETTVRNVLEDFLFPLYRYFEKLRTPDREAAVRSEAGDPER; this is encoded by the coding sequence ATGGTCGAACACACCCGAACGCTCGGTTTCTGGGTGGCATTCGCGCTGGGTCTGGGGACGATGATCGCAGCCGGCATCTTCTCGTTGTCGGGGACGGCGGTCGCGGAGATCGGAAGCAGCGCGGTGATCGCGTTCGTCATCGCGGCGCTCATCGCGGGGGTGACGGCCGCCTCGTACTCCGAGTTCGCATCGATCTACGCGGAAAACGGCGGCGGATACCTGTTTAGCTCCCGAACGTTCGATCGCGATCTCCTCGAGTACGCGGTCGGCGCGTCGTTGTTCCTGGGGTACACCGGAACCACGGCGTTCTACCTCGCAACGATGGACGAGTGGTTCCTCGAGTTCGTCGTGCCCCACGGCTGGCCGATCCCTCACGGCTCTATCGGGGTGGTGGCGGCCGTCATGCTCGGCGCGCTCAACGCGCAGGGGACCGAAGAGAGCGGGACGTTTCAGGTGGTCGTCAGCGGCGCGAAGGTCGCGATCCTCGTCGCCTTCATCGGCGGCGCCTTCGCGTACAAGGCCCCGGCGGAAACGATCGGGACGTTCACGGCGGCGGTCTCGACGGACCTCGGCGGGATCATCTCGGTCGCCGCGCTCGCGTTCATCACGTTCTTCGGCTTCTCGGCGATCGCCGCCAGCGCCGGCGAAATCATCGAGCCGCGGAAGACGGTTCCCCGTGCCATCGCGGCGAGCATCATCGCCGTCACGATCCTCTATGCGTTCGTCATCGTCGCGATGGTCAACGCGCCGATCCCGGCCGAAGTCATCGCGGAAGAAGGCGAGACGGCGATGGGTAGCGTCGCAAACGCGTTCCTCGGCAGTATCGGGATGGCATTGATCGTCGCCGGTGCGATCTTCAGTATGGTGAGTGCGTCGAACGCGAGCGTCCTCGCCGCCAGCAGCATCGGCTCGCTGATGGGACGACAGGGACAGGCACCGCGGCGATTTTCGCGCATTCATCCCGTCTACGGCACGCCGTTCTGGAGCGTCACGACCGCCACCGCGACCATCGTCGTCCTCATCGTCGCGTTCATCATGCTCTTTCCCGCCGACGGCGGCCTCGGTGGCGTCCGTCTCGGCCTCGAGGCGCTGACCGGGTTCGCCACGTTCAACCTGCTCGCGCCATTGTCGGTCGTCAACGTCGCGCTCATCGTCTCGCGACGGCGCTTTCCGGACCTCGAGCGCCCGATCACGGTCCCGCTGGTTCCGGTAGTGCCGATCGTCGGAATCGCGGCCAACCTGGCGCTCATCACCAGTCTGCCGATTATCGGGGTCGTCGTCGGGTCGGTTCTCGTCGTCGCGTTGCTCGTGGCGTACCTGATCTGGGGGGGAGCCCCCGAGACGGAGGAATTGTTCGAGCAGATCGTTTCGCCGTACTCGCCGGAGGAGCTAGCGGCCCGTTCGGCGGGCGGTGGCGGCGGCTCCACGGTCGACGCTGCACCGGCCGACGAGAGCGGCACAGAAGCGGCCACGGCGGAAACGGATCGGTTCCAGATCCTGGTTCCCGTCCGCCGTCTCGACCGCGCGCCGACGCACGTGCGGCTTGCGGCGATGATCGGAACCAGGTACGCGACCGATCCGATAGTGCGAGTCGTCACCGTCACCGGGATTCCGGATCAGACGCCGAGCGAGATGGTCGTCGACACCGCCGAAGAACGCGCGTCCCAACTCGGTGACGAACTCGCCGCGGCGGACCTCGACGTGGATTACACCGTCGAAGGACACATTTCTCGAGACATCGGGTTCAGCATCGTCCAGACGGCCAGGGACGAGCAAGTCGACATGATCCTCATGGGCTACCCCGAAGAGAGCGCCGAAATAACCCGTCGCGTGGAGTTCGACGCGCCCTGCGACGTGCTCTTCTCGAAGGGGTACGTGCCCGAGGAACCGGACGTACCAGGGACCGTCAACGTGGGGGCGGGCGGTGGGCCACACCACGCGGCGCTGTTGCCGTTCGTCAACCGACTCGCCGCCGCCGGCTCGTCGATTCACGTCATCAACGTCAGTCCCACCGGGCAGACTGGCACCGCGGAAGATCCCGCAGACACGCTGAACGCGCTTTCGGCGACGGATTCCGTCACGGTTCACAACGTTACCGCCACCTCTGTCGCCGACGGGCTCGTGACGACGGCCGCGGACAACGGCGGGATTCTGATAATCGGCGCATCACGGACGCGACGCCTCCGGCAATGGATCCTCGGGAGTACGCCGGATCGCGTCATCGAACTCGCAGAAGACGCCGACGTTCCTGTGATCGTCTACGCGAGCGAGACGACCGTTCGGAACGTACTCGAGGATTTCCTCTTCCCGCTCTACAGATACTTCGAGAAGCTTCGAACTCCCGACCGAGAGGCCGCGGTTCGAAGCGAGGCAGGTGACCCCGAACGATGA
- a CDS encoding DUF7504 family protein yields MDDERGGLVSTDVTFARTLDTLRQQGCNILLVGAEAPDAHERVCERLLGAPECDSRYRLFVRGDETQVSCGDPRGETTERVRTIEYSTRGLETDGRPELESAADGGHPSPGMIGIEIVEAVDELAETAGGFEPADLRICVDSLVSLLQDHDAETVFRLLHVLTSRVEQARGMAHYHLPVTQDHDAVNLFEPMFDAIVTVRSRDGCSEQQWYLRETDTTSDWLEL; encoded by the coding sequence ATGGATGACGAGCGAGGGGGGCTCGTATCAACTGATGTGACGTTCGCACGGACGCTTGATACGCTCAGGCAGCAGGGGTGCAACATACTACTCGTCGGTGCCGAGGCACCCGATGCACACGAAAGAGTCTGTGAGCGGTTGCTCGGAGCACCGGAATGCGACTCGCGGTACCGCTTGTTCGTCCGTGGCGACGAAACGCAGGTTTCCTGTGGAGACCCGCGCGGGGAGACGACCGAACGAGTACGAACGATCGAGTACTCGACCAGGGGCCTCGAGACGGACGGAAGACCCGAACTGGAGTCCGCGGCAGACGGTGGTCACCCGTCGCCCGGAATGATCGGTATCGAAATCGTCGAGGCGGTCGACGAACTCGCGGAGACGGCCGGGGGGTTCGAACCGGCGGACCTTCGCATCTGCGTCGACTCGCTGGTCTCACTTCTGCAGGACCACGACGCGGAGACGGTATTCCGATTACTTCACGTGCTGACGTCTCGCGTCGAACAGGCCCGAGGAATGGCCCACTATCATCTGCCGGTCACACAGGATCACGACGCCGTCAATCTCTTCGAACCGATGTTCGATGCGATCGTGACGGTGCGATCCCGAGACGGATGCTCGGAGCAACAGTGGTACCTCCGGGAGACGGATACGACGTCTGACTGGCTCGAACTATAG
- a CDS encoding pterin cluster protein: MRPDRATTAEPQSATTARTDRDVAVDSNRATTTVTVRCTGHVRDAVGAHELEFAFEGDRLRDFLESFFDVYDLEDMLIAETEADAAHSGWAPVPDDLPGTWRKNPEGEQTRPYARVCINGRFNEHLGGFEAGLEDGDRVALIYPFMFCC, encoded by the coding sequence ATGAGACCGGATCGAGCGACCACCGCAGAACCGCAATCCGCGACGACCGCTCGCACGGACCGAGACGTGGCGGTCGATTCGAATCGAGCGACGACTACCGTCACCGTTCGGTGTACCGGTCACGTCCGCGACGCCGTCGGGGCCCACGAACTCGAGTTCGCCTTCGAGGGCGACCGACTTCGGGACTTTCTCGAGTCGTTTTTCGACGTCTACGATCTCGAGGACATGCTCATCGCCGAGACCGAAGCGGACGCCGCCCACAGCGGGTGGGCACCGGTGCCGGACGACTTGCCGGGCACCTGGCGCAAGAATCCGGAGGGAGAGCAGACGCGGCCGTACGCCCGCGTCTGTATCAACGGCCGGTTCAACGAACACCTCGGCGGATTCGAAGCCGGCCTCGAGGACGGCGACCGCGTCGCGCTCATCTATCCGTTCATGTTCTGTTGTTGA
- a CDS encoding ribosome assembly factor SBDS: MISLDEAVTARLESHGARFEVLVDPDAALAIKRDEFEGDLEDVIAAEDVFEDASRGDRPAEDDLETVFETTDPLEIIPAVIKRGEIQITADQRREMQEQKRKQLIDTITRNAVNPQMDNAPHPPERIENALEEAGFTVDPMEPVQQQVDDALDALRPVIPIRFEEITVAVQVPAEYAGSAQAQIRQFGDLEREEWQNDGSWIGVLTFPAGLQNEFYDVVNEHTSGEAETEIIKDKDDLKTR; the protein is encoded by the coding sequence CGGACGCAGCGCTGGCGATCAAACGCGACGAGTTCGAGGGTGACCTCGAGGACGTGATCGCCGCCGAGGACGTCTTCGAGGACGCGTCTCGAGGGGACCGGCCGGCGGAGGACGACCTCGAAACGGTCTTCGAGACGACGGATCCGCTCGAGATCATCCCCGCGGTGATCAAGCGAGGCGAGATTCAGATTACGGCCGACCAGCGCCGTGAGATGCAAGAACAAAAGCGCAAGCAGCTGATCGATACCATCACGCGAAACGCGGTCAATCCGCAGATGGACAACGCACCGCATCCGCCCGAACGGATCGAGAACGCGCTCGAGGAAGCCGGCTTTACCGTCGATCCGATGGAGCCGGTCCAACAGCAGGTCGACGACGCTCTGGACGCGCTCCGCCCGGTGATCCCGATCAGGTTCGAGGAGATCACCGTCGCCGTCCAGGTACCGGCCGAATACGCAGGCAGCGCCCAGGCACAGATTCGCCAGTTCGGCGATCTAGAGCGCGAGGAGTGGCAAAACGACGGATCGTGGATCGGGGTCCTCACGTTCCCCGCGGGGTTGCAAAACGAGTTCTACGACGTCGTCAACGAACACACGAGCGGCGAAGCCGAGACGGAGATCATCAAGGACAAAGACGATCTGAAGACGCGGTGA